A single Ignavibacteriales bacterium DNA region contains:
- a CDS encoding dihydrofolate reductase: MKPLLLTSFLFLIIFSGCGQKEDTQPNMTDDKNFKVQTEQFADLAILRYRVPGFEELTPKQKELVYYLYEAALAGRDIIYDQNYKYNLTVRRTLEAIVAGYQGDKTSADWNNFMIYTKRVWFSNGIHHHYSNAKIMPDFSFEYFSSLVNSMPADSLPIPKNQSAADLLKLLEKVIFDPNTAPAKVNKDPGKDLVQTSAVNFYEGVTEKEVDAYYKKIIDPKDERPVSYGLNSKLVKDNGVISEKVWKVGGMYSPAIERIVYWLEKAVTVAETGIQKKAFEKLIEFYKTGNLRTFDEYNIEWVKDTEASVDAINGFIETYNDPMSMRANYEAVVSFKDLEATKRIKAISDNAQWFEDNSPIMDNHKKDTVVGISAKVITVVVESGDASPSTPIGINLPNANWIRKEHGSKSVNLGNIVHAYNMAASEGMLQEFCYSPEEIERQKKYGALSDDLHTDMHEVIGHASGQINPGVGTPRESLKSFASTIEETRADLVALWYILDQKLIDIGVMPELETGKAEYEKYIRNGLMTQLTRIKLGDNVEQDHMRNRQIVAAWAYEKGKAENVIEKKVRDGKIFFVVNDHQKLRALFGQLLREVQRITSEGDYKAAQKLVETYGVKIDYTLHKEVLERYQKLNIAPYKGFINPVLIPVYEGTVLKDVKVEYPEDFTEQMMYYAKKYSYLPSMN; this comes from the coding sequence ATGAAACCGTTGTTACTGACCTCGTTTCTTTTTCTTATTATTTTCTCCGGCTGCGGCCAGAAAGAGGATACTCAACCCAATATGACCGATGATAAAAATTTCAAGGTCCAGACCGAGCAGTTTGCCGATCTGGCCATTCTCCGTTACCGTGTCCCCGGCTTTGAGGAGCTCACCCCGAAGCAGAAAGAACTTGTTTATTATCTCTATGAAGCTGCCCTTGCCGGAAGGGATATCATCTATGATCAGAATTATAAATATAACCTTACCGTAAGAAGAACTCTTGAGGCAATAGTCGCCGGCTATCAGGGAGATAAAACCTCCGCTGACTGGAACAACTTTATGATTTATACCAAGCGGGTATGGTTCTCAAACGGCATTCATCATCACTACTCTAATGCGAAGATTATGCCCGATTTCAGTTTTGAGTATTTCTCATCATTAGTTAACAGCATGCCGGCTGACTCCCTCCCCATCCCTAAAAACCAGTCCGCGGCCGATCTGCTTAAACTGCTTGAGAAGGTTATCTTTGATCCGAATACTGCACCGGCAAAAGTGAACAAAGATCCGGGCAAAGATCTTGTGCAGACCTCAGCAGTCAACTTCTATGAAGGTGTTACCGAAAAAGAAGTTGATGCCTATTACAAGAAAATAATTGATCCAAAAGATGAACGCCCCGTTTCTTACGGACTGAACAGCAAATTAGTTAAAGATAACGGTGTAATATCAGAGAAGGTCTGGAAGGTTGGCGGAATGTACTCCCCTGCTATTGAACGGATTGTTTACTGGCTTGAGAAAGCTGTAACCGTTGCTGAAACCGGAATACAAAAGAAAGCATTCGAAAAACTGATTGAGTTTTACAAAACCGGAAATCTCCGCACCTTTGATGAATATAACATCGAGTGGGTGAAGGATACCGAGGCCTCCGTTGATGCAATAAACGGCTTTATCGAAACCTATAACGACCCGATGAGCATGCGTGCCAACTATGAAGCGGTGGTTTCATTCAAGGATCTTGAAGCTACCAAACGCATTAAAGCCATCAGCGATAACGCACAGTGGTTTGAAGATAACTCCCCAATTATGGATAATCATAAAAAAGATACCGTTGTCGGAATCTCAGCCAAAGTTATAACCGTAGTGGTTGAAAGCGGAGATGCATCCCCCTCAACCCCGATCGGAATCAATCTGCCGAACGCAAACTGGATCCGCAAAGAGCACGGTTCAAAATCAGTAAACCTTGGCAACATAGTTCATGCTTATAACATGGCTGCTTCAGAAGGAATGCTGCAGGAGTTCTGTTACTCACCGGAAGAAATAGAACGGCAGAAAAAATACGGCGCGCTTTCTGATGACCTGCACACCGATATGCACGAAGTAATCGGCCACGCAAGCGGTCAGATTAACCCTGGCGTTGGCACACCTCGTGAGTCACTAAAGAGTTTCGCTTCCACCATAGAAGAAACCCGTGCCGACCTGGTAGCGCTCTGGTATATACTTGACCAGAAGCTGATTGATATCGGCGTTATGCCCGAACTCGAAACCGGAAAAGCCGAATATGAAAAATATATCCGCAACGGACTGATGACGCAGCTCACCCGCATTAAACTGGGTGACAATGTTGAACAGGATCACATGCGCAACCGGCAGATAGTGGCTGCGTGGGCTTATGAAAAAGGAAAAGCTGAAAATGTCATTGAAAAGAAAGTCCGCGACGGAAAAATCTTTTTTGTTGTAAACGACCATCAGAAACTGCGTGCACTTTTTGGACAGCTGCTGCGCGAAGTTCAGCGCATCACTTCAGAAGGCGACTATAAAGCCGCGCAGAAGTTAGTTGAAACCTACGGCGTTAAGATTGACTATACACTGCATAAGGAAGTCCTGGAGCGCTATCAAAAACTGAACATCGCTCCTTATAAGGGCTTTATCAATCCGGTACTCATACCTGTCTATGAAGGTACTGTCCTTAAGGATGTGAAAGTTGAATATCCGGAAGACTTCACTGAGCAGATGATGTACTACGCAAAGAAGTATTCGTATCTGCCAAGTATGAATTAA